The Anguilla rostrata isolate EN2019 chromosome 2, ASM1855537v3, whole genome shotgun sequence genome contains the following window.
gttttctggtggctaTGTCACCGAGAAAACTAgtttgaacaacaatatttttacatatattttttctacaaGACAGTGCCTACAGTATGGTATAtatcattttagttttacaaatttCAATAATCAGGGTGGTAAgggatgtttttgtttagttagagtagaagaaaatattttaacccTTGTGTAGTCTAAACATTCTGTATACTCCCCTTGCCCtaagggtcaaaaatgacccaccTTCACTAAACCCCTAAAATACAGcagcttaatttaattttaaacccCAAATCTATTTTGCATGAAGAAACAACCTGTCATTCATCACAAACTTTGTGAATATCTGGGTTTTCCCTCTTCACAGTGCAGAAAGACTGCATTTAATCAGTGGATACcactcatttttattacaacatCCCTGtcataattgttttctttactAAAGTagaggtttattattattattactattattattgctaaaGGTACTGCATAGGTgtaaacattaatttttttaacacaagatAGCACTTGTATAGCCTAAGAAAGTAGCAGAAATGTGCAGAAAGtagttttgaatgcattttattgaagGGAAACAATAACAGTCTTGAACCTTTTTTGGCAACGTAGTGATATATTCTTGTATACTGTACAATGAGGAATTCAACTACAAAATACTAGTCTTCTcccattttttggaccattgccccccacccacaaggtgtataaacaacaacaataaataagaataaaataagataatagatacaaaacaaaaacgtgaAGAACATAAATCAATCAACTCTAAATAGCACATGTAGGAcagtatgcaagtgtgtgtgcatggactTTGCAGATGCAGTGTACATAGCATAGCTCACAGAGGCAGTCTAGTGTCCATAGCATAGCTCACAGAGGCAGTCTAGTGTACGTAGCATAGCTCATAGAGGCAGTTTAGTGTACAAAGCATAGCTCACAGAGGCCGTTTAGTGTACATAGCATAGCTCATAGAGGCAGTTTAGTGTACATAGCATAGGTCATAGAGGCAGTTTAGTGTACATAGCATAGCTCATAGAGGCAGTTTAGTATACATAGCATAGCAGGTAGAGGCAGTGGTGAGTGCGAAGGCAAACCCTTTTGTCTCAAGTCAGTCAGCAGTTGTAATTAGCCCATGGGGGGTACTGGTGTCTCCCCATAATGTGGCCTGTCAAAGCAAGTCAGGACCCTATCTCTCTCTGAGAGCTACAGTGCAACTGCCTctgctgaacacattttatgttatgttaacacTGTacaactgtgtgtctgtgtgtgtgtgtgtgtatgcgtgcatgtgtgtgtgtgtgcgtgtgtgctggtgGTGTACAGCTTTCATGGAAATATGAACAAAGGCAGTGTTTCACTTTTTCTAATGTTGGGGTCACTCTAGGAAAAGTCATCAAATTTAAAGTtgaaaaaagatcatttagGGGGTTTTCTCTGCTGTTAAACATAGTGgcgggtcatttttgacccttaAGACAACACAAGGGTGAAGGGGAGCAGTggaaattaaaattcagttatttgtatttatttaaataggcCTAGATGTTCTGTTAAAGTGATCAAGAAAACTTTATTGCCACGCAAATATGTTGGTGGTATTTGTTTTCAATACAGTGGCTGTTTAGGTGCAATTTGTTCAATAAAAGCATGTTggaaataatgtatttcatttttgtttattcagtggGCATAGGCTATTCATTGTCTGGGGTCTATGTTAGCAGCGAACCTAAAGCAGAAAGACATTAAAACTGTATACTATATCGCAAGTCATATCGTCATCGCAATATTCAACAACGTTATCGCATATCGAATATTTTCCTCATATcgtgcagcagcacacacacacccacgcacacactatCTTCCTGTCTATGTGTCTTGACTGCTGTGTCTAGGTTGAAACCTGACCATTGCTTCACTGTAATCTCCTCGTTTCTCTGGACAGGTTTTTGGGGAGGGGCTCCATGTTTGTGTTCTCTGGGGACCAGTTCCGCCAACTCCTCCGGATCAGCCCAGATTGGCAGGGACACAGGCTGCTTGACCTTGGTGCTGGGGACGGGGGAGTCACTGATGTCATGGGCAAGCATTTCAGAGAGGTCTATGCCACAGAAGTATCCACTCCCATGAAGTGGCACCTTCATAAAAAGAACTACAGGTAAGTCATATGTACAGACTGTGCTGCATGGTCTCCTGTGATTAATTTATTCTAATACTAATTCTGGAAGTTAAACAACTGTAATGAAATCACTGCCTGTGTATGATATACAGCATTTGAAGCAAAAGTAAGGACAATTATAATCATCCACATAAGTTATGATTGTCAGTTTTAAGCCTTGAAGATCCATTGACTTTAAGTACGCAGTGCTGTTTATGTCCAGATAGACCTAACAACCAGAGCGCTAGACCATATTGGTATGTGCACAATCGCATGTGACAGCCTTCCGTAAATGGAAATTTCACAGTGTTGCAGATTGTGAGAAGAAAACTTTGCCTCAACTGATACTAAAGGGATATTAATCATTATGTGCCCTGATCTGTGTTGCCTCCCACCActgtgtgtcagagtgctgGATGTGGATGGGTGGCAGAACCCCAGCTTCCAGTATGATCTGATCAGCTGTCTGAACCTGCTGGACCGCTGTGACCAGCCCCTCACTCTGCTCATGGACATCCGGCGCTCTCTGGTGCCTGGCACTGGCAGGCTCCTCCTGGCCGCAGTGTTGCCCTTTCAGCCTTATGTGGAGCTGGGTAAGCTGACCGTGGCCTGTGTTTGAAGTCTGAATCCAGTGTGAGGTTAGGGCAGAGCTGTAGACTTTTGATGTGGAGAGAAGGTGCCTGTAAGGGCTCCTCTGGCACATGTTAAGGAGGTTCTCATGTGGACTGCAGTGATGCTTAGACTGGGGAACAGGTAGATCCCCTGATCTGGCGAATTCATGGAGGTGATTGCTGTGTCTAAAATTTAAGGTTCTTGCTTCTAAGGTTCTAAAATTTAAGGTGATTGAGTTAATTTAAGGCACTGACGTAACCCACTTGCCATTTCAGAGAAGTCTTTATAATCGATTTCCCATAGCAGTTATGTGCCAGTTTCCTTGACGACTGCATCACAGCCTCTTTATTTACAGGTGGCAAGTGGGAGCGGCCAAAAGAATACTTGAAAGTGAAGGGAAAGACATGGGAGGAGCAGGTCACCAGCCTGTCCAATCGGGTGttccagaaggcggggtttgagGTGGAAG
Protein-coding sequences here:
- the mettl9 gene encoding methyltransferase-like protein 9 isoform X2, with the protein product MKTAVFVAWIALYVSALLAVRRMWTGKYVRSPLARALFVSMVSEGETTGLDAHEWYRCCPDMLGEALRPLFIQSYMDQDTKAFLRRSEEKSGWLFTQLYHSFVSTVFSPIVSRTSINGFLGRGSMFVFSGDQFRQLLRISPDWQGHRLLDLGAGDGGVTDVMGKHFREVYATEVSTPMKWHLHKKNYRVLDVDGWQNPSFQYDLISCLNLLDRCDQPLTLLMDIRRSLVPGTGRLLLAAVLPFQPYVELGGKWERPKEYLKVKGKTWEEQVTSLSNRVFQKAGFEVEAVTRLPYLCEGDMYNDYYVLDDAVFVLKPLE
- the mettl9 gene encoding methyltransferase-like protein 9 isoform X1 — protein: MYYQQMKTAVFVAWIALYVSALLAVRRMWTGKYVRSPLARALFVSMVSEGETTGLDAHEWYRCCPDMLGEALRPLFIQSYMDQDTKAFLRRSEEKSGWLFTQLYHSFVSTVFSPIVSRTSINGFLGRGSMFVFSGDQFRQLLRISPDWQGHRLLDLGAGDGGVTDVMGKHFREVYATEVSTPMKWHLHKKNYRVLDVDGWQNPSFQYDLISCLNLLDRCDQPLTLLMDIRRSLVPGTGRLLLAAVLPFQPYVELGGKWERPKEYLKVKGKTWEEQVTSLSNRVFQKAGFEVEAVTRLPYLCEGDMYNDYYVLDDAVFVLKPLE